One Entomomonas asaccharolytica DNA segment encodes these proteins:
- the gapS6a gene encoding GapS6a family protein, which translates to MDFITAAVLSGLVYDLFRSAGSYSVTKMKELLLNKYSIAEVDAERTSKLIEELDINEDMSAKAIEKKIEASVELMRTLRATKVSNKVGDIQQNHSGNGDNVITINNKN; encoded by the coding sequence ATGGATTTTATAACTGCGGCAGTATTATCTGGGCTAGTATATGATCTTTTCAGATCAGCAGGATCATATTCAGTAACTAAAATGAAAGAATTATTATTAAATAAATACTCTATAGCAGAAGTTGATGCCGAAAGGACATCTAAATTAATAGAGGAGTTAGATATTAATGAAGACATGAGTGCTAAAGCTATAGAAAAGAAAATAGAAGCATCTGTGGAGTTGATGAGGACTTTAAGAGCTACAAAAGTTTCTAATAAAGTTGGTGATATTCAACAGAATCATAGTGGTAATGGTGATAATGTTATAACTATAAATAATAAAAATTAA
- a CDS encoding N-acetylmuramoyl-L-alanine amidase, with product MNLTFPINKQDGKGYTVEELFNLLSKESTGHYLLGNHNFWHGGIHFTNESASHCITDQPVRCIADGEIVAYRVNDKYLVSEYLHERDKNICTTDDLMLFYSNSFCLVKHEYQPLTREETEEPIPKNEQWVGRYFILQQAKEVRDVATLRDSECIFKGQLPKDSRIQILEVASSATGNLTIAKVNIVSMSSTELANIHPNKTADTKDIKKTVNDEVYIAVFNKECDIVNGSNGKPIIVEYTPTETLVNKTFVLKVDTPAKTTLVNQGECETTLPKGMQVEFLSSTDVNANVKISRPVSAKLIGSNSSTQVQLPAGQTVTITLFGADHESMITYEASPAKGSTPAKNAPIMEETSSPEGWRDQMVILNKETTAIISAEGDRLSTTGVHKFQLPVGTKVQILDTDPPSNEGNFTRVKLLHDVNVNIAEDRKYLFREGNILEVDLFDYYGNLKPEVQESIVKTDNPDPLYNSLTFYSLYMHLMPSDEYIDSQKFPHYWQGKATAKVLGNGLQTYSDDATKTKGAIISANGIFEYDPSETTTHQITTANNTQATLLLTKATYISGNFKGNTSLTANDSFWAVIDVATSQIIKFKPNTPNETIPCKIAIKGGESIGYLGKYQIPKPKSILLQQSNAENTNLEDIVGQPKRVLDEIMEISSGKSTPIMEASDKSQLHLEIFVPDKKELENFIQNKAKLTKGRKYLKLTIGAVIELPKQKQDASNASNVSAITSYTTKQNHIFELTKLTIEEDDAKNDWYLITLVEEGTEIKGRIRIDAANTKIITQNDWEELGFTIVEENNPVSDGFVDKDDMNPFFKALYNQLDVNKDTKVDRSELQRTLTDNDLRQRWSKLIGFHPTEWEATSESAKWSRLNDILGNKPELLRHEKERIDKLIFWDQISLSPQICHIHPIAFIDYLPRYGCGDINCFCTKDVSLNSEKFMLHDKVTNSRVPSCNTSARFSREAVKIIVLHRTASGAAQGIINHMNNAGYGAHFVVDNQRGVDGTIHQAISINRPGSHMGVGQFAETKKNGWGNQSSIGIEVCGYSFKADGSFNVGAKNEHSYWEKVTDAQAQSVACLVRYLTRYFGLTIDDVKCHEDLCSKTVNEGRDVYNAMIKLWE from the coding sequence ATGAATCTTACTTTTCCTATTAATAAACAAGATGGTAAGGGATATACCGTAGAAGAATTATTTAATTTATTATCTAAAGAGTCTACAGGTCATTACTTATTGGGAAACCATAATTTTTGGCATGGTGGTATTCATTTTACAAATGAAAGTGCTTCTCATTGTATTACAGATCAACCAGTACGATGTATTGCTGATGGTGAAATAGTTGCCTATAGAGTTAATGATAAATATCTCGTTTCAGAGTATTTGCACGAAAGAGATAAGAATATTTGTACTACAGATGATTTAATGCTTTTTTATAGTAACTCTTTTTGTTTAGTAAAGCATGAATATCAACCTCTTACGAGGGAGGAAACTGAAGAACCTATACCAAAAAATGAACAGTGGGTAGGGCGTTATTTTATATTGCAACAAGCAAAAGAGGTCAGGGATGTTGCAACGCTAAGGGATAGTGAATGTATATTTAAGGGACAATTACCTAAAGACAGTAGAATCCAAATTTTAGAAGTTGCAAGTAGCGCAACAGGAAATTTAACTATTGCAAAAGTAAATATTGTCTCAATGTCATCTACAGAGTTGGCAAATATACATCCTAATAAAACAGCAGATACTAAGGATATTAAAAAAACTGTTAATGATGAGGTTTATATTGCTGTTTTTAATAAAGAATGCGATATAGTAAATGGTAGCAATGGAAAACCTATAATAGTTGAATATACACCTACTGAAACACTGGTTAATAAAACATTTGTGTTAAAAGTGGATACACCTGCTAAAACTACCTTAGTTAATCAAGGAGAATGTGAAACAACTTTACCAAAAGGAATGCAAGTAGAGTTTTTAAGTTCTACAGATGTTAATGCAAATGTCAAAATAAGTAGACCAGTTTCTGCTAAGTTAATAGGTTCAAATTCTTCAACACAAGTGCAATTACCTGCTGGTCAAACAGTTACAATTACATTATTTGGAGCTGATCATGAGTCAATGATTACTTATGAAGCTTCACCTGCTAAGGGAAGTACTCCTGCCAAAAATGCCCCTATCATGGAAGAAACATCCTCCCCAGAGGGTTGGCGAGATCAAATGGTTATTTTGAATAAGGAAACAACTGCTATTATTTCAGCAGAAGGTGATAGGTTATCCACAACTGGTGTTCACAAATTTCAGTTACCAGTAGGAACAAAAGTACAGATATTAGATACAGATCCTCCATCAAATGAAGGTAATTTTACTCGTGTTAAGTTACTTCATGATGTTAATGTAAATATAGCTGAAGATAGGAAATATTTATTTCGTGAAGGTAATATTTTAGAAGTGGATCTATTTGATTACTATGGTAATTTAAAACCAGAAGTACAAGAAAGTATTGTCAAAACAGATAATCCTGATCCACTATATAATTCATTAACCTTTTATAGTCTTTATATGCATTTGATGCCTTCAGATGAATATATAGACTCACAGAAATTTCCTCATTACTGGCAAGGTAAAGCTACAGCAAAAGTATTAGGTAATGGATTACAAACTTATAGTGATGATGCTACTAAAACTAAAGGTGCAATTATCTCGGCTAATGGTATTTTTGAATATGATCCTAGTGAAACAACAACTCATCAAATAACTACAGCAAATAATACGCAAGCAACCCTGCTATTAACAAAAGCTACTTATATAAGTGGTAATTTTAAAGGTAATACATCACTAACAGCTAATGATAGCTTTTGGGCTGTAATAGATGTTGCAACATCTCAAATTATAAAATTCAAACCCAATACTCCTAATGAAACTATCCCATGCAAGATTGCAATAAAAGGGGGAGAGTCAATAGGTTATTTAGGGAAATATCAAATACCTAAACCTAAGAGCATACTATTACAACAAAGTAATGCAGAAAATACTAATCTGGAAGATATAGTTGGTCAACCCAAAAGAGTTCTTGATGAAATAATGGAAATATCCTCTGGGAAAAGTACACCAATAATGGAGGCAAGTGATAAATCTCAACTTCACTTAGAAATTTTTGTTCCTGATAAAAAGGAGCTTGAGAATTTTATCCAAAATAAAGCAAAACTAACTAAAGGTAGAAAATATCTTAAGCTAACCATAGGAGCAGTTATTGAGTTACCTAAACAGAAACAAGATGCATCAAATGCTAGCAATGTATCAGCTATAACAAGCTATACTACAAAACAGAATCATATATTTGAATTGACTAAGTTAACGATTGAGGAAGATGATGCGAAGAATGACTGGTATTTAATTACCTTAGTAGAAGAAGGAACAGAGATAAAAGGTCGTATTCGTATTGATGCAGCAAATACGAAAATTATTACTCAAAATGATTGGGAAGAGTTAGGTTTTACTATTGTTGAGGAAAATAATCCTGTTAGTGATGGATTTGTTGATAAAGATGATATGAATCCATTTTTTAAAGCACTTTATAATCAATTAGATGTTAATAAAGATACAAAAGTGGATCGATCAGAGCTACAGAGAACACTAACAGATAATGATTTAAGACAACGATGGTCTAAGTTAATAGGTTTTCATCCTACAGAATGGGAAGCCACTTCAGAAAGCGCTAAGTGGTCTAGATTAAATGATATACTTGGAAATAAACCAGAGTTATTAAGGCATGAAAAAGAGAGAATTGACAAGTTGATTTTCTGGGATCAAATATCACTAAGCCCACAAATTTGTCATATTCATCCTATTGCATTTATTGATTATTTGCCACGCTATGGTTGTGGAGATATCAATTGTTTTTGTACTAAAGATGTCTCTTTAAATAGTGAAAAGTTCATGCTTCATGACAAAGTGACAAACTCTAGAGTTCCGAGTTGTAATACAAGCGCAAGATTTAGCCGTGAAGCAGTAAAAATAATAGTGCTTCATAGAACTGCCTCTGGTGCTGCTCAAGGTATAATTAACCATATGAATAATGCAGGCTATGGGGCTCATTTTGTTGTTGATAATCAGCGTGGTGTGGATGGAACTATCCATCAAGCAATATCTATTAATAGACCAGGCTCACATATGGGAGTTGGACAGTTTGCTGAAACCAAAAAAAATGGATGGGGAAATCAAAGTTCAATAGGTATAGAAGTTTGTGGTTATTCTTTTAAGGCTGATGGTAGTTTTAATGTAGGTGCAAAAAATGAGCACAGTTATTGGGAAAAAGTGACGGATGCACAGGCTCAGTCAGTTGCATGTCTAGTTAGGTATTTAACAAGATACTTTGGATTAACAATAGATGATGTTAAATGCCATGAGGATCTCTGCTCTAAGACAGTCAATGAAGGAAGAGATGTATATAATGCTATGATAAAACTTTGGGAATAA
- a CDS encoding tetratricopeptide repeat protein has product MSDNDSISQKHFGNGDNFLIYNVQKDIDSSHFKIAINRILRLLSEYHVESAKDRIIALKQTANLTDELSSLLDVVELKAKIADYEKIPDNIRAQLIEALNKETGDWERDIILSVLISIELTINKDDAIFRIKKEEKLGIYTKEIYYSFLATREELCEVYQENYLNFSQEEFFGLFSGITKLNDFELATDIARKFNEIFPDSYNASLCLLWSRYNSLVVATDQTWLLTYSQKKEAEKLIKEAIKKIKETSGDNLILFIIAQGLKKAFADLDYKDLDKTCWRYIDKLERYYVYCQDYIKYLEKLNNPAEEKDFLECHAVVINGKVTISQLFILVFRSSPKEITNILDSYEIEFDTDNELEKEFFSILLLCCSYIDNLDKQKKLHTQTQSLINKYKEQLKQINQEYLRKFIHELIIKKEYVLACKILEILLPEHDLWASPLVLLYVQALLDSRSMKTLNELLKQINNEGNDYLYQAQAIVFERQGNLKDAISSIQKAIKINSQVQEYWQSLLMLCHKDKLPDSEVSKILDDIPESFIKEPTQFASSLLFEIARIGNFKKTEHYLIKWFIQSPENSARYLMNIWVNLLSFRKDSENQYSDTVDDCIKAVQYIKNGKKLTQLIVKEYKGNSPYILSDETPIGKALLLGLKEKKIIDPLIEIELLKELKPFIAALHISVEIRQLKNDGTDFFGVVNFDENNPEKALKKIQEIMVYQNNKLDGKKELLANNDIPMLLKAPLFQRDCSVKKAIDLLRSQDVYKHALFDLGIEDPKEVIVDLYTICYLVITGLISGIGNIDVKFYISLETKLEIDNFINYINKGSYAGFIPFLDKEQPVSMITASDFKQQQQFVVDGLQIFLEHSEVLFPNLIDTRLVALEDYDPILFSTVQIVVSTKKPWLCCDGALSAIFHNEGEIIVNAASFLSNLNAESSHKSKMLGLYLCVETKLPFPLLYEDITELLASINPENHLLASKLIRNTCIDLVFGSRTTTFFIQLIFSILNIESIYLEHVFNGILESVIYSSIGNNIILNVEEKFAIFLNVVARDINNNEFYLKKLSYLGTKFAKGHFMDVVYINKCIQNINLKGQNSK; this is encoded by the coding sequence GTGAGTGATAATGATTCTATATCTCAAAAACACTTTGGAAACGGAGATAACTTTTTAATTTATAACGTTCAGAAAGATATAGATTCTAGTCACTTCAAGATAGCTATTAATAGAATATTACGTTTACTTTCTGAATATCATGTTGAGTCAGCAAAAGACAGAATAATAGCACTTAAACAAACAGCAAACTTAACAGATGAATTATCAAGTTTATTAGATGTAGTCGAATTAAAAGCAAAAATAGCAGATTATGAAAAAATACCTGATAATATTCGCGCTCAATTGATAGAAGCCCTAAACAAAGAAACAGGCGATTGGGAAAGGGATATTATATTATCAGTATTGATAAGTATTGAACTTACTATTAATAAAGATGATGCTATTTTTCGGATAAAGAAAGAAGAAAAATTAGGTATTTATACAAAAGAAATTTATTACTCTTTTCTTGCAACTAGAGAAGAACTATGTGAAGTTTATCAGGAAAACTATCTTAACTTCTCTCAAGAAGAATTTTTTGGATTATTTTCAGGCATAACAAAACTTAATGATTTTGAATTAGCAACTGATATAGCAAGAAAGTTTAATGAGATATTTCCTGATTCATACAATGCTTCTCTTTGCTTACTATGGAGTAGATATAACTCTTTAGTAGTAGCCACGGATCAAACTTGGTTGTTAACTTATTCTCAAAAAAAAGAAGCAGAAAAGTTAATCAAGGAAGCTATTAAGAAAATTAAAGAAACTTCAGGTGATAATTTAATTTTATTTATTATTGCACAAGGCTTAAAAAAAGCCTTTGCTGATTTAGATTATAAAGATTTAGATAAAACTTGTTGGAGGTATATTGATAAGTTAGAAAGGTACTATGTTTACTGTCAGGATTATATAAAATATCTAGAGAAATTGAATAATCCTGCGGAAGAAAAGGATTTTTTAGAATGCCATGCTGTAGTTATTAATGGTAAAGTGACAATTAGTCAATTGTTTATACTAGTATTTCGTTCTTCACCTAAGGAAATTACTAATATTTTAGATAGTTATGAAATTGAGTTTGATACAGATAACGAATTAGAGAAAGAATTTTTTTCTATATTATTACTATGTTGTTCTTATATAGATAATTTAGATAAACAAAAAAAATTACATACACAGACTCAAAGTTTAATTAATAAATATAAGGAGCAATTAAAACAAATAAATCAGGAATATTTAAGAAAGTTTATTCATGAACTTATAATAAAAAAAGAATATGTTTTAGCCTGTAAAATTCTAGAAATACTATTGCCAGAACATGATTTATGGGCATCTCCTCTTGTTTTATTATATGTTCAGGCTTTATTAGATTCAAGGTCTATGAAAACACTCAATGAATTGTTAAAGCAAATAAATAATGAAGGGAATGATTATTTATATCAAGCCCAAGCTATTGTGTTTGAAAGACAGGGTAATCTAAAAGATGCTATAAGTTCTATACAAAAAGCTATAAAAATTAATTCTCAAGTGCAGGAGTATTGGCAATCTTTATTGATGTTATGTCATAAAGATAAGTTGCCTGACTCAGAAGTATCTAAAATATTAGATGATATTCCAGAGAGTTTTATTAAAGAACCAACACAATTTGCTTCAAGCCTTTTGTTCGAAATAGCAAGAATTGGCAATTTTAAAAAGACAGAACATTATCTTATTAAATGGTTTATACAGTCACCAGAAAATTCTGCACGTTATTTAATGAATATTTGGGTTAATCTGCTATCTTTTAGAAAAGATAGTGAGAATCAATATTCAGATACTGTTGATGATTGTATTAAAGCTGTCCAGTATATAAAAAATGGTAAAAAATTAACACAGTTAATAGTTAAGGAGTATAAAGGTAATAGCCCATATATTTTGAGCGATGAAACACCTATTGGAAAAGCATTATTGCTGGGCTTAAAAGAAAAAAAAATAATAGATCCATTAATTGAAATTGAGTTACTCAAAGAGCTAAAACCATTTATTGCCGCATTACATATATCCGTAGAAATTAGACAATTAAAAAATGATGGAACAGATTTTTTCGGAGTAGTCAATTTTGATGAAAATAACCCTGAAAAAGCACTTAAAAAAATTCAAGAAATTATGGTTTATCAAAATAATAAACTTGATGGAAAAAAAGAGTTATTAGCAAATAATGACATTCCTATGTTATTAAAAGCTCCTCTTTTTCAAAGGGATTGTAGTGTTAAGAAAGCGATTGATTTATTGCGTAGCCAAGATGTTTATAAGCACGCACTATTTGATTTAGGTATTGAAGATCCAAAAGAAGTTATAGTTGATCTTTATACTATTTGTTATCTAGTGATAACAGGACTTATAAGTGGGATTGGTAATATTGATGTTAAATTTTATATCTCTTTAGAAACTAAATTAGAAATTGATAATTTTATTAATTATATAAATAAAGGTAGTTATGCTGGTTTTATACCTTTTTTAGATAAGGAACAGCCAGTTTCAATGATAACTGCTAGTGATTTTAAGCAGCAACAGCAGTTTGTTGTAGATGGATTGCAAATTTTCTTAGAGCATTCTGAAGTTTTATTCCCTAATTTAATAGATACTCGATTAGTGGCGTTAGAGGATTATGATCCTATTTTATTTTCTACAGTACAGATAGTGGTTTCTACTAAAAAGCCATGGTTATGTTGTGATGGTGCGCTTTCGGCTATATTTCATAATGAAGGAGAGATTATTGTTAATGCAGCTTCTTTTTTGAGTAACTTAAATGCAGAAAGTAGTCATAAAAGTAAGATGTTAGGATTATATTTATGTGTTGAAACAAAACTACCATTTCCACTTTTATATGAGGATATTACAGAGCTATTAGCAAGTATTAATCCTGAAAACCACTTATTAGCATCTAAACTGATAAGAAATACTTGTATTGATCTAGTGTTTGGCAGTAGAACAACAACATTTTTTATTCAGTTGATATTTTCAATTTTAAATATAGAAAGTATATATTTAGAACATGTATTTAATGGTATTTTAGAAAGTGTTATTTATTCCTCAATTGGTAATAATATAATCTTAAATGTAGAAGAAAAATTTGCTATTTTTCTTAATGTTGTTGCTAGAGATATTAATAATAATGAATTCTATTTGAAAAAATTATCATATTTAGGTACTAAGTTTGCTAAAGGGCATTTTATGGATGTAGTTTATATTAATAAATGTATTCAGAACATTAATTTAAAAGGTCAAAACAGTAAATAA
- a CDS encoding type VI secretion system Vgr family protein, whose amino-acid sequence MFDPANSTHFSIDVQGLESNAKLQVLSFEGIETISSDYVFEITLICNHIRFDITQLLSKPAFLSFNPEKSEGINGVIQTVKRGAVGQHYATFKVILTPILTHLKKRTNQRVFRNKTVPEIISTVLTEYGMSEGQQFEFKLKETYPIREYCTQYDQTDYQFINHLAESEGIFYYFTHSQDQHKLTFADANPFFPTLAQAIKYMSDTGFVADERVIKRFDIGLSSCTTEASWRNYNFQNMKIPEGNAEGTQSKKANEATEPSLESYDYPSRHTDKKRADHLAKIEIERLRTNQILAEAYSDVIGLHAGLYINVDNHPLPDTEQPWLINQIRHAGKQPAVLEAFGDTTSANTSNTASQLHQYIDYPIAEELQFPLQDFSQGYRNTAVLTPQDVSYRPQKLHPKPKVLGAQTAIVTGAAGEEIYCDEYGRIKIQCHWDREGNYDENSSHWVRVASNWAHNGYGTVVIPRVGMEVLVEYEEGDPDFPMVVGAIHNGVNKVPYDLPANKTRSVFKTSSSKGGVGSNEFRIEDKAGSEQIFVQAQKDFDQLTKNNHTIEVKNNSHLQVQNEHSETIVKNRYTKNQSEEHHLTQLDRKTQVLQNDYKQVAQAEHTSIGTIKTTEAGMEIHLKAGAQCVVDGGLSLTLKAGGQHIVLNPAGIWMTMPVWTGGVSMEGTPAVPLPPLTKNKAVEQVTAPPVAFLTPTALNSKKESDDIGYFLFSE is encoded by the coding sequence ATGTTTGACCCAGCAAATAGCACACATTTCAGCATAGATGTGCAGGGACTAGAAAGTAATGCCAAGCTACAAGTATTATCCTTTGAAGGTATAGAAACCATCTCCAGTGATTACGTATTTGAAATCACCCTTATCTGTAACCACATCCGTTTTGATATTACCCAACTACTGAGCAAACCAGCTTTCCTATCCTTTAATCCAGAGAAATCAGAAGGAATCAATGGCGTAATACAAACCGTTAAACGTGGCGCAGTAGGGCAACACTATGCTACCTTCAAAGTAATCCTAACCCCAATCCTAACTCACCTAAAGAAAAGAACCAACCAACGGGTATTCCGTAACAAAACAGTTCCTGAAATTATCTCAACTGTACTTACTGAATACGGAATGAGCGAAGGACAACAATTTGAATTCAAACTCAAAGAAACCTATCCAATCAGAGAATACTGCACCCAGTACGACCAAACCGACTACCAATTTATCAACCACCTAGCAGAAAGTGAGGGTATCTTCTATTACTTCACCCATAGTCAAGACCAACACAAACTCACCTTTGCTGATGCTAATCCCTTCTTCCCAACCCTAGCACAAGCCATTAAATATATGAGTGATACAGGCTTTGTAGCTGATGAACGAGTAATTAAACGGTTTGATATTGGTTTATCTAGCTGTACTACAGAAGCCTCATGGCGCAACTACAACTTCCAAAACATGAAAATCCCTGAAGGCAATGCTGAGGGAACCCAAAGTAAAAAAGCCAACGAAGCCACAGAACCCTCACTAGAAAGCTATGACTACCCCAGTAGACACACTGACAAAAAAAGAGCAGACCACCTTGCCAAGATCGAAATAGAGCGTCTAAGAACTAACCAAATCCTAGCCGAAGCCTACAGCGATGTAATAGGCTTACATGCAGGACTCTATATCAATGTAGACAACCATCCACTACCCGATACAGAACAACCTTGGCTTATTAACCAAATTAGACATGCAGGCAAACAACCAGCAGTACTAGAAGCTTTTGGAGATACCACCTCAGCTAATACCAGCAATACCGCCAGCCAACTACACCAATACATAGACTACCCCATAGCTGAAGAACTCCAATTCCCCCTACAAGACTTCTCCCAAGGCTATAGAAACACAGCAGTACTAACACCTCAAGATGTATCCTACAGACCACAAAAACTTCATCCAAAACCCAAAGTACTAGGTGCACAAACAGCTATCGTAACAGGTGCAGCAGGCGAAGAAATCTACTGTGACGAATACGGTAGAATTAAAATCCAATGCCATTGGGATAGAGAAGGCAACTACGATGAAAACTCAAGCCATTGGGTAAGAGTCGCTAGCAACTGGGCACATAATGGCTATGGTACAGTCGTAATCCCCAGAGTAGGCATGGAAGTACTTGTCGAATATGAAGAAGGTGATCCAGATTTTCCTATGGTAGTAGGTGCTATCCACAACGGAGTCAATAAAGTACCCTACGACCTACCAGCTAACAAAACCAGATCAGTATTCAAAACCTCCTCATCAAAAGGTGGTGTAGGCTCTAATGAATTTAGAATAGAAGACAAAGCAGGCTCAGAACAAATCTTTGTCCAAGCCCAAAAAGACTTCGACCAACTTACAAAAAACAACCACACCATAGAGGTTAAAAACAATAGCCATCTACAAGTTCAAAACGAACACAGTGAAACTATTGTTAAAAACAGATATACCAAAAATCAAAGTGAAGAACACCACCTTACCCAACTCGATAGAAAAACCCAAGTCCTGCAAAACGACTACAAACAAGTAGCTCAAGCAGAACATACCAGTATAGGTACAATTAAAACCACCGAAGCAGGTATGGAAATACACCTCAAAGCAGGTGCCCAATGCGTAGTTGATGGAGGATTATCCCTCACCCTCAAAGCAGGTGGACAACATATAGTGCTAAATCCAGCAGGAATATGGATGACCATGCCCGTATGGACAGGTGGTGTATCTATGGAAGGTACTCCTGCTGTACCACTTCCACCACTGACCAAAAACAAAGCAGTGGAACAAGTGACAGCACCACCTGTAGCTTTTTTGACACCAACTGCGTTGAATAGCAAAAAAGAATCAGATGATATTGGATACTTCTTATTTTCTGAATAA
- a CDS encoding recombinase family protein: MSNVGYIRVSSEYQNTERQLDNIKLDKIFTDKLSGVDTARPQLQAMLDYVREGDTIHVHSIDRLARNLADLNSLVEGLNDKSITVHFHKENLIFTGKHDPIQKLMFQMLGSFAEFERSLIKERQREGIAKAKQAGKYKGRRKTIDDTAIIEAMNKKGASYRKVAKELCVSLSTVQRAMNKS, translated from the coding sequence ATGAGTAATGTAGGTTATATTCGTGTGAGTTCTGAATATCAAAATACAGAAAGACAATTAGATAATATAAAACTAGATAAAATCTTTACTGATAAACTCAGTGGCGTTGATACTGCCAGACCCCAGCTACAAGCTATGTTGGACTATGTAAGAGAGGGAGATACAATCCATGTACATAGTATTGATCGATTAGCTAGAAACTTAGCAGACCTAAATAGCTTAGTAGAAGGACTTAACGATAAGAGCATTACTGTACACTTCCATAAAGAAAACCTAATCTTTACAGGTAAACATGACCCCATTCAAAAACTCATGTTTCAAATGCTAGGGAGCTTTGCTGAGTTTGAAAGGAGCTTAATTAAAGAACGACAAAGAGAAGGTATAGCCAAAGCTAAACAAGCAGGTAAATACAAAGGTAGAAGAAAAACAATAGATGACACTGCCATTATAGAAGCAATGAACAAAAAGGGAGCAAGTTATAGAAAAGTAGCTAAAGAACTATGTGTAAGCCTTTCAACAGTACAAAGGGCTATGAATAAGTCATAG
- a CDS encoding helix-turn-helix domain-containing protein — MNDIKKIFGKNVRKYRKQLKISQEQLAEKASLHRTYIGSVERGERNISLENIIKLSEVLGVSPAHLFHNDTIN, encoded by the coding sequence ATGAATGACATTAAAAAGATTTTCGGTAAGAATGTTCGAAAATATCGAAAACAGTTGAAAATATCTCAAGAACAATTAGCAGAAAAAGCTTCTTTACATAGAACTTATATAGGTTCTGTAGAAAGAGGAGAGAGGAATATTTCTTTAGAGAATATCATCAAATTATCAGAAGTCTTAGGTGTAAGCCCTGCCCATTTATTTCATAATGATACCATTAATTAA
- a CDS encoding helix-turn-helix transcriptional regulator — translation MKEEKLIRIEMVMEYTGLSRSSIYNYMKQGRFPENRKFGKSSFWSFNEVQGWISGVMG, via the coding sequence ATGAAAGAAGAAAAATTGATTAGAATTGAAATGGTTATGGAATATACAGGATTATCAAGAAGCAGTATCTATAACTATATGAAACAAGGAAGGTTTCCAGAAAATAGAAAGTTTGGTAAATCCAGCTTTTGGTCATTTAATGAGGTTCAGGGTTGGATCTCTGGGGTAATGGGGTAA